In the Manis javanica isolate MJ-LG chromosome 14, MJ_LKY, whole genome shotgun sequence genome, one interval contains:
- the IRF1 gene encoding interferon regulatory factor 1 has translation MPITRMRMRPWLEMQINSNQIPGLVWINKEEMIFQIPWKHAAKHGWDINKDACLFRSWAIHTGRYKAGEKEPDPKTWKANFRCAMNSLPDIEEVKDQSRNKGSSAVRVYRMLPPLTKNQRKERKSKSSRDAKGKAKRKSSGDSSPDTFSDGLSSSTLPDDHSGYTAQGYLGQDLEVERALTPVSPCAVSSTLPDWRIPVEIVPDSTSDLYNFQVSPMPSTSEATTDEDEEGKLTEDIMKLLEQSGWHPTNVDGKGYLLNEPGVQPTSVYGDFSCKEEPEIDSPGGYIGLISSDLKNMDTSWLDSLLPPVRLPSIQAIPCAP, from the exons ATGCCCATCACTCGGATGCGCATGAGACCCTGGCTAGAGATGCAGATTAATTCCAACCAAATCCCAGGGCTGGTCTGGATTAATAAA GAGGAGATGATATTCCAGATCCCGTGGAAGCATGCTGCCAAGCATGGCTGGGACATCAACAAGGATGCCTGTCTGTTCCGGAGCTGGGCCATTCACACAG GCCGATACAAAGCAGGGGAAAAGGAGCCTGACCCCAAGACATGGAAGGCCAACTTCCGGTGTGCCATGAACTCCCTGCCGGACATTGAGGAGGTGAAGGACCAGAGCAGGAATAAGGGCAGTTCTGCTGTGCGTGTGTACCGGATGCTCCCTCCCCTCACCAAGAACCAGAGGAAAG AGAGAAAGTCCAAGTCCAGCCGAGATGCCAAGGGCAAGGCCAAGAGGAAG TCGAGTGGGGATTCCAGCCCTGATACCTTCTCTGATGGACTCAGCAGCTCCACCCTGCCTGATGACCACAGCGGCTACACAGCTCAGGGCTACTTGGGGCAGGACTTGGAGGTGGAGCGCGCCCTCACTCCAG TGTCCCCATGTGCCGTGAGCAGCACACTCCCTGACTGGCGCATCCCAGTGGAAATTGTGCCAGACAGCACCAGTGACCTGTACAACTTCCAGGTGTCGCCCATGCCCTCCACCTCTGAAG CCACAACAGACGAGGATGAGGAAGGGAAATTAACTGAGGACATCATGAAG CTCTTGGAGCAGTCTGGGTGGCACCCAACAAATGTGGATGGGAAGGGATACCTGCTCAATGAGCCTGGAGTCCAGCCCACCAGTGTTTACGGAGACTTCAGCTGCAAGGAGGAGCCAGAAATTGACAGCCCTGGGG GGTATATTGGGCTGATATCTTCAGATCTGAAGAACATGGACACCAGCTGGCTGGACAGCTTGCTGCCCCCAGTCAGGCTGCCCTCCATCCAGGCCATCCCCTGTGCACCGTAG